GTCACCAGGGCGCGGCCGATGGCGAGCTGCTGCTGCTGGCCGCCCGAGAGGTCGCCGCCGCGCCGGCCCAGCATGTCCTTGAGGACCGGGAAGAGGTCGTAGATCTCGCCCGGCACGTGGCGGTCGGCGCGCTTGCAGGGGGCAAAGCCCGTTTCCAGGTTCTCCTTGACGGTGAGGAGCGGGAAGATCTCGCGCCCCTGCGGCACGAAGGCGATGCCCTGGCGGGCACGGTCGTAGGGGGCGAGCCGGCTGATGTCGCGGCCGTCGAGCTTGACCGCGCCCTTCGACACCGGCTGCTGGCCGACGATGGCGCGCATCAGCGAGGTCTTGCCGACGCCGTTGCGGCCGAGCACCGCCGTCACCTTGCCTGCTTCGGCCTGGAGCGAGACGCCGCGCAGGGCCTGCGCCGCGCCGTAATGGAGGTCGATGGTCTCGACGGAGAGCATGTCTGACAAAGTCCTCAGCGGCCGAGATAGACCTCGACCACCCGCGGGTCGGCCGAGACGGAATCGATCGAGCCTTCGGCCAGCACCGCGCCCTCGTGCAGGCAGGTGACGCGGCACTGGAGCGCGCGCACGAAGTGCATGTCGTGCTCGACGACGATGACCGCGTGGTCGCGGGCGATGCGGCGGAGCAGCGTCGCGGTCGCCTCGGTCTCGGCATCGGTCATGCCGGCGACCGGCTCGTCGACGAGGAGGAGCTTGGGGTCCTGCGCCAGCAGCATGCCGATCTCGAGCCACTGCTTCTGGCCGTGCGAGAGGTCGGCCGCCGGCCGCGCCCGGTGGGCGATGAGCCCGACGGTCTCCAGGATCGCGTCGATCTGCGACCGCTCGACCCGGTTGCGCCAGCCGAACAGCGAGGCGGTGGCGGCGCGGGGACCTTTCAGCGCCAGGAGGATGTTGTCGGCGACCGACTGGCTCTCGAACACCGTCGGCTTCTGGAACTTGCGGCCGATGCCGAGCTCGGCGATCGCCGCCTCGTCCATCCGGGTCAGGTCGTGCACGCCGTCATAGATCACTTGGCCGGTATCGGGCCGGGTCTTGCCGGTGATGCAATCCATCATCGTGGTCTTGCCGGCACCGTTCGGACCGATGATCGCCCGCATCTCGCCGGGCATCAGGGTCAGGGACAGGCCGCGCAGGGCCCGGTAGCCGTCGAACGTGACCTTGATGTCGTCGACGTAGAGCAGGGCCTGGGTGAGGCGCTTCTCGTGGACCGGGTCGGAGGGGGGAAGGGCGACCGCCGCGCTCATGATCCGCGGCCCTCCTCGGCGAGCGTTGGGGGGATGTCGGTGCGCACCTTGGACCGCCGCGCGCCGAGGCGCTCGGCCAGGGTACCGAGGATGCCCTTGGGCAGGTACAGGGTGACGACGACGAACAGGGCGCCGAGCGCGAACAGCCAGGCATCCGGCATGGCGCCGGTGAGCAGCGTCTTGGCGTAGTTGACCAGGACCGCGCCGAGCGCCGCGCCGACCAGCGTGCCGCGGCCACCGACCGCGACCCAGATCACCGCCTCGATCGAGTTGGCGGGGGCGAACTCGGACGGGTTGATGATGCCGACCTGCGGCACGTAGAGGGCGCCGGCCACGCCCGCCATCATCGCCGAGACGGTGAAGGCCAGGACCTTGAAGTGCGCCGTGCGATAGCCGAGGAAGCGGGTGCGGGACTCGGCGTCGCGGATCGCGATCAGCACCTTGCCGAAGGCCGAGGTCGTCATGAAGCGGGCGACGAGGTAGGCCAAGGCCAGCGCCACGGCGGTCAGGACGAACAGGACGACGCGGGTGCCCTGCGCCTGCACGTTGAAGCCCAAAATGTCCTTGAAGTCGGTGAGCCCGTTGTTGCCGCCGAGACCCATGTCGTTGCGGAAGAAGGCGAGCATCAGCGCGAAGGTCATCGCCTGGGTGATGATCGACAGGTAGACGCCGGTCACCCGCGAGCGGAAGGCGAGCCAGCCGAACACGAAGGCGAGGATTCCCGGCACCAGCAGCACCATCACGGCGGCGAAGGGAAACCAATCGAAGCCGTGCCAGTACCAGGGCAGGTCCTTGTAGTTCAGGAACACCATGAAGTCGGGCAGGACCGGGTTGCCGTAGACGCCGCGCGGCCCGATCTGGCGCATCAGGTACATGCCCATCGCGTAGCCGCCGAGCGCGAAGAACGCGCCGTGGCCGAGCGAGAGGATGCCGCAATAGCCCCAGACGAGGTCGAGGCTGAGCGCCAGGATCGCGTAGGCGAGATACTTTCCCATCAGCGAGACGGCGTAGGTCGGGACGTGGAGGGCGGAGCCCGGCGCGGTGAGGAGGTTGAGGGCCGGCACCACGGTGCAGGCGGCGGCCAGAACGCCGAGGAAGACCCAGCCGGCCTTGTCGATGCGGGAGAGCAGCATGGTCAGGCCTCCACCGCCCGGCCCTTGAGCGCGAACAGGCCGCGCGGCCGCTTCTGGATGAACAGGATGATGAACACGAGGAGCAGGATCTTTCCGAGCACCGCGCCCGCATAGGGCTCGAGGAACTTGTTGGCGACGCCGAGGGTGAGGGCCGCCACCAGCGTGCCCCACAGGTTGCCGACGCCGCCGAAGACCACGACCAGGAACGAATCGATGATGTAGCCCTGGCCGAGATTCGGCGAGACGTTGTCGATCTGCGACAAAGCCACCCCGGCGACGCCGGCGATGCCCGACCCGAGGCCGAACGTGAAGGCGTCGATCCAGGGCGTGCGGATGCCCATGGCGGCGGCCATGCGGCGGTTCTGGGTGACGGCGCGGGTCTTCAGGCCGAACGAGGTGGCCTTCAGGATCAGGTTGAGGGCGACGAAGACGGCGAGCGCGAAGACCACGATCCACAGCCGGCCCCAGGTGATCGAGAGGCCGTAGAGGTCGAAGGCACCCGACATGTAGGACGGCGCGCCGACCTCCCGGTTGGTCGGCCCGAAGGCCGAGCGCACCGCCTGCTGGAGGATCAGGCTGATGCCCCAGGTGGCCAGCAGCGTCTCGAGCGGCCGGCCGTAGAGGTGGCGGATGACGCTGCGCTCGATCAGGACCCCGACGGCGCCGGCGGCCAGGAAGGCGAGCGGGATCGCGATCGGCAGCGACCAGTCGAACAGGCCGGGAGCCTTCTGGCGGATCAGCTCCTGCACCAGGTAGGTGGTGTAGGCGCCGAGCATCACCATCTCGCCGTGGGCCATGTTGATGATGCCCATCACCCCGAAGGTGATGGCGAGCCCGATGGCCGCGAGCAGCAGCACCGAGCCGAGCGACACGCCGTACCAGGCGTTCTGCACGTTCGCCATCAGCGCCTGGCGGGTCTCGATCGCCGAGACGCCGCGGGCGGCGGCATCGCGCACGCTCTGGGCGGGATCGGTCGCGAGGCCGCGCAGGATGCCGAGCGCTTCCGAGTCGCCCCGGGCCTGGATGGTATCGACGGCCGAGAGCCGGTCGATCTCGGGCGCACCGGGCTTCACGAGGAGCGCGGCGGCGCGGGCCTCCTGCATGCTGCGCTTCACGCTGGCGTCAGATTCGCGGGCGAGCGCCGCATCGAGGGCCGGCAGCGCGGCGGCGTCGCGGGCCTTGAACACCGCATCGGCGGCGGTGCGGCGGGTGGCGGCGTCGGGGGCGAGCAGGTTCAGGGTGCCGAGCGCGGCGTCGATCATGCGCCGGAGCCGGTTGTTGACCCGCACGGGCTTGAGGCCATCAGGACTCAACGCCGCGCCGGTGCGGGCATCGGTGGCCGTCGCACCGTCCTTGATGGCGAGCGCCTTGTCGTCCGGGCGGTAGAGCAGGCGGCCGTCGGTCAGCGCGCGCAAGACCGCCCCGGCCTTGGGATCGCCGCTGGTGGCGAGGCCTGAAATGCCGGCCTCGATGTCGGAATAGCTGTCGCTGGCGAGCCGGCCATAGGCGGCGTCGGAGCCGGTCTGCGCGGCGGCGGCGAAGGCCCAGGCGGCGCACCAGGCGGCGAGGAGAAGGACGAGGCAGCGGCGCATTCAGGATTGTCCGGGGGCCAGGATTGTCCGGGGGCAAGGTGCCGACATTCCCCTCTCCCGTGTGGGAGAGGGGTTAGGGGTGAGGGTGCTACGATTCCGCAGAAGGCGCCGAGCGTTGAGCTGGCAGCGCGACAGTCAAAGCTTTACACTGAAGCGTGTCACCCTCACGCGGGATCTTCGATCCTCCGGCCCCTCTCCCACACGGGAGAGGGGAGGCTGTGCGAGACGATTACGCGCCGCCGCACTTCTTCGTCTTGGTGTTGTAGTTGCCGCACTTGAGCTGCACCCAGTCGGCCTCGAGGTCCTTCGAGCCGTCGAGCTGCTTCGACCACGCCTCGCCGGGGATCAGCTCCTTGGTCTTCCACACCACGTCGAACTGGCCGGTCGCCTCGATCTCACCGATGAAGACGGGCTTCGTGATGTGGTGGTTCGGCAGCATCTTGGCGGTGCCGCCGGTGAGGTTCGCCTGCTCGATGCCCGGCAGCGCGTCGATCACCTTGTCGGGGTTGGTGCTGCCGGCCTTCTCGACCGCCTTCACCCACATGTTGAAGCCGATGTAGCTCGCCTCCATCGGGTCGTTGGTGACGGCCTTGGGATTCTTCTTGAACGCCTGCCAGCGCTTGATGAACGCCTCGTTCTCCGGCGTCTTGATCGACTCGAAGTAGTTCCAGGCGGCGAGGTGGCCGACGAGCGGCTTGGCGTCGATGCCGGCCAGCTCCTCCTCGCCGACCGAGAAGGCCATCACCGGGATGTCGGTGGCCTTGATGCCCTGGTTGCCGAGTTCCTTGTAGAACGGCACGTTGGCATCGCCGTTGACGGTCGAGACCACCGCGGTCTTCTTGCCGGCGGAGCCGAACGCCTTGATCTTCGACACCTCCGTCTGCCAGTCCGAGAAACCGAACGGGGTGTAGTTGATCATGATGTCCTCGTCCTTCACCCCCTTGGACTTGAGGTAGGCTTCGAGGATCTTGTTGGTGGTGCGCGGGTAGACGTAGTCCGTGCCCTCCAGCACCCAGCGCTTCACGCTGCCGCCATCCTCCGACATCAGGTAGTCGACGGCCGGGATCGCCTGCTGGTTCGGCGCAGCGCCGGTGTAGAACACGTTGCGCTCGCTCTCCTCGCCCTCGTACTGGACGGGGTAGAACAGGATGTTGTTGAGCTCCTTGAACACCGGCAGCACGGACTTGCGCGACACGCTGGTCCAGCAGCCGAACACCGCCGCGACCTTGTCCTTGGCGATCAGCTCGCGCGCCTTCTCGGCGAAGAGCGGCCAGTTCGAGGCCGGATCGACCACCACCGCCTCGAGCTTCTTGCCGAGCACGCCGCCCTTCTTGTTCTGCTCGTCGATGAGCATCAGCATGACGTCTTTGAGCGTCGTCTCGGAGATCGCCATCGTGCCCGAGAGCGAGTGCAGGATGCCGACCTTGATGGTCTCCTGCGCCGAGGCGGCCGTGGTCGCCAGCGTGCCGAGCGCCAACCCGCCCGCGACCGCGGCGCGCGAGAGCCAACCCTTCCACGTCATGTTCATCGTCTCCCTGGGCCGATGCGGCCGGGACCCGTTCCGCAAGGGCCGTGCCAAGCAGGATCTCGAAAAGGTTCCCGCGGGCTCGGGCTCAAATTCTGGGCATGCGCCGGATTTCGGAGCCGTCTGCTCATTTTTCGCCGGTACACATGCCCGTCGAGGCGCCATTCTGCCTAGACCGGCAGCAAGGCTACGCTTGCGCCGGCCGTGCCCTAGGTTTCTCGCGGGACCCAAGTCGTCGAGGCGCGAGGAGAACCGGGGTGATCGAGGACCTCTGGTACAAGAACGCGGTGATCTACTGCCTCTCGGTCGGCTCCTTCATGGATGCCAACGGCGACGGCATCGGCGATTTCGAGGGGCTGGAGCGGCGCCTCGACTATCTGCTCGGGCTCGGGGTGACGGCGATCTGGCTGCACCCGTTCCAGCCCTCGCCGAACCGCGACCACGGCTACGACATCGCCGATTACTACAGCGTCGATCCCCGCTACGGCACGCTCGGCGACTTCGTCGCCTTCACGCACGCCGCGAAGCAAAGAGGCATGCGGGTGCTGATCGACCTCGTGGTCAACCACACCTCCGACCAGCATCCGTGGTTCAAGGAGGCCCGCGCGAACCCCGAGGCCCGCACCCGCGACTGGTACGTCTGGTCGAAGACGAAGCCGGCCAACGCCCACGAGGGCATGGTCTTCCCGGGGGTGCAGAAGAGCACCTGGACCTACGACAAGGACGCCAAGGCCTGGTACTTCCACCGCTTCTACGACTTCCAGCCCGACCTCAACACCGCCAATCCCCACGTCCAGGCCGAGATCCTGAAGATCATGGGGTTCTGGATCCAGCTCGGCGTCTCGGGCTTCCGGATGGACGCGGTGCCGTTCGTGATCGCCGAGAAGGGGCCGGAGGTCTCGGGCGAGCCGCGCGAGCAGTTCGAGCTCCTGCGGCTGTTCCGCGAGTTCCTGCAATGGCGCCAGGGCGACGCCATCATCCTGGCGGAGGCCAACATCCTGCCGCGCCAGGACCTCGACTATTTCGGCGACGACGCCGACCGCATGCACATGATGTTCAACTTCCAGGTCAACCAGGCCCTGTTCTACGCGCTCGCCTCGGCCGATTCGCGCCCGCTGGTGAAGGCGCTGGAGAAGACCTGGAACCGGCCGCCCTCCGGCCAGTGGGCGATCTTCCTGCGCAACCACGACGAGCTCGACCTCGGGCGGCTCACCGAGAAGCAGCGCCAGGCCGTGTTCCAGGCCTTCGGCCCCGAGCCCGACATGCAGCTCTACGGCCGCGGCATCCGCCGGCGCCTCGCGCCGATGCTCGGCGGCGACCGGCGCCGGATCGAGCTCGCCTACAGCCTGATGTTCACCCTGCCGGGCACCCCGGTGCTGCGCTACGGCGACGAGATCGGCATGGGCGACGACCTCTCGCTGCCCGAGCGCGACTGCGCCCGCACGCCGATGCAGTGGTCGCACGAGCCGCAGGGCGGCTTCACGCTCAGCGACGAGCCGGAATCGCCGCCGATCCACGAGGGGCCGTACGCCTACAGCCATGTCAACGCGGCGGCGCAGCGCTGCGCGCCGGAATCGCTCCTCAACTGGATGGAGCGCATCATCCGCATGCGCAAGGAGGTGCCGGAGATCGGCTGGGGCGAGTTCACGGTTCTCGAGACCGGCCATCCGGGCGTCCTCGCCATCCGGTACGACTGGCGCAACAACTCGGTCCTGTGCCTGCACAATCTCGTGGCCGAGCCGCGCGAGGTCTCCTTCGCCACCGGCCTCGACGGCGACGGCCGCAACCTGATCGACCTCCTCACCGGCCAGCGCAGCCTCGCCGACGACGACGGCCGGCACCGCGTGCTGATGGAAGGCTACGGGTACCGGTGGTACCGGGTCGGGGGATTGGACTACCTGCTGCGGCGAAGCGAGATCTGAGGATCCGCTTCGGCGACTGTGCTCCTCCCATCCACGACGTCATCCTGAGGTCGTGGATGGGAAAACTATCGAAGAGCGGCCGACGGGAGCGCGGCACCTTGCCCGCATGCGGCGGAAGCAGGGAGACAGGCTCGCGACCGCCGCCCTCCCCCTCAGGCCCCCATCTCCGCCGGCACGCCCCCCTTCCCCGCCTCCTCCGACGAGAACTCCCCCTCCGGCCAGTCCGACCAGACGACGTCGCGGTAGATCGGCAGGCAGACGCCGATCCGCTTGTATTCCGCGATGCGGTTGCGGACCGTGCGGACCGAGACGCCGAGCATCTTGGCGGCGTGGGTGCGGTTGCCGCGGCAACGGATGAGCGTCTCGATGACGAGCTTGCGCTCGGCCTCGGCGAGGGTGGTCGCTGGCGCCATGCTGCGTTCCTCCTGGTGACGAGGGACCCCGGGCTTTGCTTGTTGTTGTGACCGGGTAAAAGCTGCGCAATCAGGGTTAACAAGTCGTTAACGGCAGGATCGATCGAAATCGGCGACGCCCTATGCTTGCATCGAGGGACGCGGACCGACAAGCAATACAATGATCGTCGCACGATCAGCGGGAGTTGTCGGCGAGAGGAGGGGCGGTCCGCCTCGGCATTCGGCCGCCGAGGAGCGCGACCGTGGAATCTCGACCGGCTCATGGCCCATGACGAGAGGGGTCGAACCCCGATGTTACGGCCGGGCTCGCCCGGCGAAACCGCACGGCCGGCGGGCGGCGGCCCCCCTTCGGCGCGGCGGGACGAGGGCATCGCGCCGCTCATCCCCGCCTCACCTCGGTCCCCCCGGCGACAGGTCTTGCTCCCGGACGCGCGCGATAAAAATCCGCGCGGGCGCTCAGGCGTCCGCCGGCACCAGCCCCGGATCGATCGTGCGCGGGCTCGCGAGCCAGTGCGGCACCGGCAGGTCGCGGGCGCGCAGGAAGCCGGGGTCGAACAGCTTCGAGGCGTAGCGGGTGCCGTAGTCGCACAGGATCGTCACGACGGTGTGGCCGGGGCCGAGGTGGCGGGCGAGGCGGATCGCCCCCGCGACGTTGATGCCCGACGAGCCGCCGAGGCACAGGCCCTCCTCCTCCAGCAGGCCGAAGACCAGCGGCAGCGCCTCCGCATCGGGAATGCCGAAGGACACGTCCGGCCGGAACCCCTCGAGGTTGCCGGTGATGCGACCCTGGCCGATGCCCTCGGTGATCGAGGTGCCGGACGCCTTGAGCTCGCCGGTGGCGTAGTACGGGTGGAGCGCCGAGCCGTCGGGATCGGCGAGCCCGATCGTCACGCCCGGGTTGCGGGCGCGCAAGGCCGCCGCGGTGCCGGCGAGCGTGCCGCCGGTGCCGGCGGCGCAGACGAAGCCGTCGACCTTGCCCCCGGTCGCCTCCCAGATCTCCGGACCCGTCGTGGCGATGTGGGCCTCGCGGTTCGCCGTGTTGTCGAACTGGTCGGCGAAGAAGGCACCGCCGGGCTCGGTTTCGGCGAGCCGCGCGGCCAGGCGGCCTGCCACCTTCACGTAGTTGTTCGGGTTGGAGAACGGCACCGCCGGCACCTCGACGAGGTCGGCCCCGGCGAGCCGCAGCGCCTGCTTCTTCTCCGCCGACTGGGTGTCGGGGATCACGATCACGGTGCGGTAGCCCCGCGCCGCGCCGACCAGCGCGAGCCCGATTCCGGTATTGCCCGCCGTGCCCTCGACGATGGTGCCGCCCGGCCGCAAGGTGCCGGCGCGCTCGGCGGCCTCGACCATGAACAGGGCGGCGCGGTCCTTCACCGACTGGCCCGGATTCAGGAACTCGGCCTTGCCCAGGATGGTGCAGCCGGTCTCCTCCGAGGCGCGCTTGAGGCGGATCAACGGCGTGCCGCCGATCGCGGCGAGGATGTCGGGGCGGATCATCGCGGGGCCATCCGGGCTCGAGCGGGCGCGAAGGGCCCGCGGGTGGCGGTGATGCCGCGAAACCGGAGGGGCGGCAAGGCTCGGCTGCCTGGAACGGCTCCAGGGCGCGTTGACGGCCGCCCCCGGAAATGTCAGCCTTACTGCCATATTCGCGTGGTCCCGAGAGGCCGGAGGAACCGGTCCCCACCGCGCCAGGAGGAGGAACACGCGATGGGCTCGCCCGCGACCACCCCGTCCCTTCGGTCGGTCAGCCTCGACGACAAGTACGATCTCTCCCGCGATCAGGTCTTCGTCACCGGCACTCAAGCCGTGATCCGGATGCTGCTGATGCAGCACGCCCGCGACCGGGCGGCGGGGCTCAACACCGCGGGCTTCGTCTCGGGCTATCGCGGCTCGCCGATCGGCGGCCTCGACCAGAACCTGGTGCGGGCCAAGAAGGTGCTCGACAAGGCCGGAATCGTCTTCCAGCCCGGCCTCAACGAGGAGCTGGCCGCCACCGCGATCTGGGGCTCGCAGCAGGCCGAGATGCGGGGCGAGGGCCGCTACGACGGCGTGTTCGGCCTCTGGTACGGCAAGGGCCCGGGCGTCGACCGCTCCGGCGACGTGTTTCGCCACGCCAACATGGCCGGCACCTCGCGCCATGGCGGCGTGCTGGCGCTGATGGGCGACGACCACACGGCGGAATCCTCCACCGTCGCCCACCAGTCGGAATTCCATTTCGTCGACGTGATGAGCCCGATCCTGAACCCGGCCGGCGTGCAGGAGATCCTGGATTACGGCCTCTACGGCTACGCGATGAGCCGCTATTGCGGCACCTGGGTCGCCTTCAAGTGCATCAAGGAGAACATCGAATCGACCGCGAGCGTGGACGCGCGCCTCGACCGGGTGAAGATCGTTCTCCCCGACGACTTCCTGATGCCGCCGGGCGGGCTCAACATCCGCACCCCGGACGGCATCCTGGAGCAGGAGGCCCGCCTCCAGGACTTCAAGCGCGACGCCATGCTGGCCTTCGTGCGCGCCAACAACCTCAACCGGATCGTTCTTTCAGGGGGACGCCAGCCGAAGATCGGGGTCATCACCGTCGGCAAGTCCTACCTCGACGTGCGCCAGGCGATGGACGACCTCGGCCTCGACGAGGTCAAGGCCAACGACATGGGGTTGCGGCTCTACAAGGTCGCCTGCCCGTGGCCGCTGTCGCGGCGGGAACTGGCGGCGTTCGCGGACGGCCTCGACCTCGTGATGGTGGTCGAGGAGAAGCGATCCCTGATCGAGGTGCAGCTGCGCGAGGAGCTGTACGGCTCCAGCCACCAGCCCGTCTGCATCGGCAAGCGCGACGAGGAGGGCCACTGGCTCTTCCCCGTGAAGGGCGCGCTCGATCCCAACGACATCGCGGTGGCGTTGGGCGAGCGCCTGCTGCGCTACCACCGCAACGACGACCTCGCGGGCCGCGTCGCCCGCCTCAAGGGCGCGCAGGAGCGGCTGGCCGCGACCGCCGACATCGCCGCGCGGATCCCGCATTTCTGCGCCGGCTGCCCGCACAATTCCTCGACCAAGGTGCCGGAGGGGATGCGGGCCTATGCGGGCATCGGCTGCCACTACATGGCGCAGTGGATGGACCGCGAGACCGACGGCTTCACCCAGATGGGCGGCGAGGGCGCGAACTGGATCGGCGAGAACAGCTTCTCGAAGCGCGGCCACGTGTTCCAGAACCTCGGCGACGGCACCTACAACCATTCGGGGTCGCTGGCTTTGCGCTGGGCCGTCGATACCGGCACGACGATCACCTACAAGATCCTGTTCAACGACGCGGTGGCGATGACCGGTGGCCAGCCGCACGAGGGCGGGCTCACCGTCGACCGCATCGCCGCGCAGGTGCGGGCAGAAGGCGTCGAGCGCATCGCCCTCGTCACCGACGAGCCGCACAAGTACCCCGCGACGGTGAGTTGGCCGCACGGGCTCACCATCCACCACCGCGACGAGCTGGACGCGGTGCAGCGGGAGCTGGCCACCGTGCCGGGCGTCTCGGTGATGATCTACGACCAGACCTGCGCCTCCGAGAAGCGCCGCCGGCGCAAGCGCAACGCCTATCCCGACCCCGACAAGCGCGTCATCATCAACGAGCTCGTCTGCGAGGGCTGCGGCGATTGCTCGGTGCAGTCGAACTGCGTCGCGGTGCAGCCGGTCGAGACCGAGTTCGGCCGCAAGCGCCGCATCGACCAGTCGGGCTGCAACAAGGACTTTTCCTGCGTGAAGGGGTTCTGCCCGTCCTTCGTGACGGTGCACGGCGCCAAGCCGCGGACGAAGCCGGTCGGCACCTCGGCGACGGCGACCGACGCGGCGCCGGATGCGGGCCTGCCCGAGCCCGCGATCCCGGAGATCGCCGGCACCTACAACCTGATCGTCACCGGCGTCGGCGGCACCGGCGTGGTGACGATCGGGGCGATCCTCGGCATGGCGGCCCATCTCGAGGGCAAGGGCCTCGGGATGATCGACATGGCCGGCCTCGCCCAGAAGGGCGGCGCGGTGTTCAGCCACGTGCGCCTCGCCAGGAGCCAGGAGGACATCCACGCCATCCGGGTGGGTGCCGGCGCGGCCGACCTCGTGCTCGGCTGCGACCTCGTGGTCAGCGGCAACCGCAAGGTGCTGTCGGCGATCGCGAAGGGCCGCACCCACCTCGTCGTCAACACCGCCGAGGTGATGCCGGGCGAGTTCACCCGTCGGCCCGACTTCTCCCTGCCGGCCGAGCGGATCAAGCGGGCGATCCGCGAGGCAGCCGGGCCTGAGAGCGCCGACTTCACCGACGCGACGAGCCTCGCCGTCTCGGTGCTCGGCAATGCGCTCGCCGCCAACATGTTCATGCTGGGCTACGCCTGGCAGCGCGGGCGGGTGCCGCTGTCGCGCGCCGCGCTCGTGAAGGCA
The sequence above is drawn from the Methylobacterium terrae genome and encodes:
- a CDS encoding indolepyruvate ferredoxin oxidoreductase family protein; translation: MGSPATTPSLRSVSLDDKYDLSRDQVFVTGTQAVIRMLLMQHARDRAAGLNTAGFVSGYRGSPIGGLDQNLVRAKKVLDKAGIVFQPGLNEELAATAIWGSQQAEMRGEGRYDGVFGLWYGKGPGVDRSGDVFRHANMAGTSRHGGVLALMGDDHTAESSTVAHQSEFHFVDVMSPILNPAGVQEILDYGLYGYAMSRYCGTWVAFKCIKENIESTASVDARLDRVKIVLPDDFLMPPGGLNIRTPDGILEQEARLQDFKRDAMLAFVRANNLNRIVLSGGRQPKIGVITVGKSYLDVRQAMDDLGLDEVKANDMGLRLYKVACPWPLSRRELAAFADGLDLVMVVEEKRSLIEVQLREELYGSSHQPVCIGKRDEEGHWLFPVKGALDPNDIAVALGERLLRYHRNDDLAGRVARLKGAQERLAATADIAARIPHFCAGCPHNSSTKVPEGMRAYAGIGCHYMAQWMDRETDGFTQMGGEGANWIGENSFSKRGHVFQNLGDGTYNHSGSLALRWAVDTGTTITYKILFNDAVAMTGGQPHEGGLTVDRIAAQVRAEGVERIALVTDEPHKYPATVSWPHGLTIHHRDELDAVQRELATVPGVSVMIYDQTCASEKRRRRKRNAYPDPDKRVIINELVCEGCGDCSVQSNCVAVQPVETEFGRKRRIDQSGCNKDFSCVKGFCPSFVTVHGAKPRTKPVGTSATATDAAPDAGLPEPAIPEIAGTYNLIVTGVGGTGVVTIGAILGMAAHLEGKGLGMIDMAGLAQKGGAVFSHVRLARSQEDIHAIRVGAGAADLVLGCDLVVSGNRKVLSAIAKGRTHLVVNTAEVMPGEFTRRPDFSLPAERIKRAIREAAGPESADFTDATSLAVSVLGNALAANMFMLGYAWQRGRVPLSRAALVKAIELNREAVAMNLAAFAWGRRAAASPETMRAVEAPAPDLAPDLDGVIAKRVAFLTAYQDAPYAERYARAITALRAREAAVVPGQSALAEAAARSLFRLMAYKDEYEVARLYTDGSFQAQVERTFEGEALRYEFHLAPPLLARRDPATGRPRKMTFGPWMLKAFGVLARMKALRGTALDPFGYTQERREERRLVQDFEALLAEIARDLTPANHATAVGLAGLPQRIRGYGPVKARNLEAVRAEEAALLARFRSKEAALATAAE